The DNA region GGTCGGGGCCGGGATCTTCCCGCAGGACGGCTACCACCCGCTGACCGACTCGCCCCTGAAGTGGGCCTGGGCACTGCTGCTGCCCTGGCTCGCGCTCGGGCTGGTGAACTCCTCCAAGTACGCCCGGTTCACCCGTGGCTCGATGATCGAGGCGTTCAACGAGGACTACGTCCGCACCGCGAGGTCCAAGGGTCTGCCCGAGCGGACGATCGTCAACAAGCACGCGCTGCGCGCGGCGGTCGTGCCGATCGTGACCATCTTCGGTCTCGACTTCGGCGCCCTGCTGACCGGCACGATCTTCACCGAGAAGATCTTCGGCATCAACGGCCTCGGCCTCCGCGCCCTCGACGCCGTCGGGCAGAGCGACCTCCCGGTCATCGAGGCGACCACCCTGATCTCCGCCGCCATCATCGTGCTCACCAACCTCGTGGTGGACATGTTCTACAGCGTGCTCGACCCCCGCGTACGCCTCACCTGAGCGTTGTCGGTGCCGGCCACTAGGGTTGGCGTGTGGATGGGTTGTTCGAGATGGGCGCTGCCGGCGCCTCACGTGGCGGGTCGCTGAGCCACAGCGACCATGCGGCCGCGCCGCTGGCGGTGCGGATGCGGCCGCGTACGCTCGAGGAGCTGGTGGGGCAGAGCTCGCTGCGCGCGGCCGGGTCGCCGCTGCACCAGGTCGTCGAGGGCGGGCAGTCGCTCTCGCTGCTGCTGTGGGGACCGCCGGGGACGGGGAAGACCACCATCGCCTCCATCGTGAGCCGCTCCACCGACCGGCGCTTCGTCGAGATCTCCGCGGTCTCGGCCGGGGTCAAGGAGGTCCGGGCCGCGATCGACTCCGCCCGGGCCGAGCTGGTCGCGACCGGCAAGGAGACGGTGCTCTTCGTCGACGAGGTGCACCGGTTCAGCAAGGCGCAGCAGGACGCGCTGCTGCCGGGCGTGGAGAACCGCTGGGTCACGCTGGTCGCCGCCACCACGGAGAACCCCTTCTTCTCGGTGATCTCGCCGCTGCTGTCCCGCTCGCTGCTGCTGCGGCTGGAGTCGCTGACCGACGACGACATCCGTGGCGTACTCCTGCGGGCGTTGGAGGACGAGCGCGGCCTGGGTGGCTCGGTGACGATCTCCGACGAGGCGCTGGACCATCTCGTCCGCCTCGCCGGTGGCGACGCGCGACGGTCGCTGACCTATCTGGAGGCGGCCGCGGGCGCCGCGTCCGAGGGGGAGATCACCCTGGAGGCCGCCGAGCGCGCGGTGGACCAGGCCGCGGTGCGCTACGACCGCCAGGGCGACCAGCACTACGACGTGGTCAGCGCCTTCATCAAGTCGGTGCGCGGCTCGGACGCAGACGCGGCGCTGCACTACCTGGCCCGGATGATCGAGGCGGGGGAGGACCCCCGGTTCATCGCCCGCCGGCTGATGATCCTCGCCTCCGAGGACATCGGCCTGGCCGACTCGACGGCCCTGCAGACGGCGGTCGCCGCCGCCCAGACGGTGCAGCTGATCGGGATGCCCGAGGCCCAGCTCACCCTCGCGCACGCGACGATCGCGCTCGCGGTGGCGCCCAAGTCCAACGCGGTGACCAACGCCATCTTCGCCGCCCGCGCCGATGTCGCCGCCGGGAAGATCGGCAACGTCCCGCCGCACCTGCGCGATGCCCACTACGAGGGTGCGAAGAAGATCGGGCACGGCGAGGCCTACAAGTACGCTCACGACGAGCCGTTCGGGATCGCGACCCAGCAGTACGCGCCGGAGGCGGTGGCCGATGCGGAGTACTACCGGCCGACGACCCACGGAGCCGAGGCCGGAGTGAAGGAACGTTGGGAGCGTGTCCGGAAAATCGTGCGCGGACAGGATGGATAGGGTAGGTCCACCATGACGATCTCGAGCATGCCCGGCTGGGCGCTGGCGGCGGCACTGGCCGCGGTGGGGGTTCTGGTCCTCATCTCGCTGGTGGCCGTGCTGCTCGCGCTCGGGGCACGGCGCCGCGCTCGGCTGAGGCTCGAGGCGGCCGAGGCCAGCGAGGCCGAGCTGCGTGAGCGGCTCGAGGCGCTGGAGAAGCGGCTGGCGCAGCCCGAGGTCAGGCGACGAGGCCGGGACGAGAAGGAGTACGTCATCACCTCCCTGGGGGAGGACGGCGAGCCTGCCGAGGTGGAGCAGGTGGTGCAGCGTACGTTGACCGCACCGGCCTTCGCGGACGCCGTCTTCCGGGAGACGATGGTGCACAGCGCCGCGCTGGTCCACGGGGTGCGCCGGGCGCTCTCGCCCGAGGTGCGGTTCAAGATCCGCTACGAGATGCACCGCGAGGTCAAGCGGGCACGCAAGGACCGGAAGAGCGAGATGCGCGAGGCGCTGCGGGAGTACCGAGCGCGCCAGCGCGAGGCAGTTGACGAGGACGTACGTATGGAGGACACCCGATGAGGGGCGCGATCTGGTTCGTGGTCGGTGCGGGCGCGGGCGTGTACGCGATGGTCAAGGGACGCCGCGCCGCCGAGGCGTTCACCGCCGACGGGCTGCGTGACCGGGCCCAGGCGATCGGGGTCGGCGCGCGGATCTTCCGCGAGGAGCTGGCCCAGGGCAAGGCGGAGAAGGAGCTCGAGCTGCGCGAGTGGATCGAGGCGAAGACCGCAGGTCCGAAACAGATTGGCGCCACGGGCGCCGAGCAGCAGAGACTTGGACTGAACGGGCCAACCGAGGACCCGAGGAAGAACACGGAAGGTAGTACCCCCTGATGGAGTGGTTGAGCACGGCGGAGATCCGCCGCCGTTTCACGGCGCATTTCGCCGAGAACACCGAGATCGGCGAGCACACGGTGGTGCCGTCGGCATCGCTCCTGCTCGACGACCCCAACCTGCTCTTCGTCAACGCAGGCATGGTGCCCTTCAAGCCGTTCTTCCTCGGTCAGGCGACCCCTCCCTACCCGCGGGCGACGTCGGT from Nocardioides luteus includes:
- a CDS encoding DUF6167 family protein, yielding MRGAIWFVVGAGAGVYAMVKGRRAAEAFTADGLRDRAQAIGVGARIFREELAQGKAEKELELREWIEAKTAGPKQIGATGAEQQRLGLNGPTEDPRKNTEGSTP
- a CDS encoding replication-associated recombination protein A, which gives rise to MGAAGASRGGSLSHSDHAAAPLAVRMRPRTLEELVGQSSLRAAGSPLHQVVEGGQSLSLLLWGPPGTGKTTIASIVSRSTDRRFVEISAVSAGVKEVRAAIDSARAELVATGKETVLFVDEVHRFSKAQQDALLPGVENRWVTLVAATTENPFFSVISPLLSRSLLLRLESLTDDDIRGVLLRALEDERGLGGSVTISDEALDHLVRLAGGDARRSLTYLEAAAGAASEGEITLEAAERAVDQAAVRYDRQGDQHYDVVSAFIKSVRGSDADAALHYLARMIEAGEDPRFIARRLMILASEDIGLADSTALQTAVAAAQTVQLIGMPEAQLTLAHATIALAVAPKSNAVTNAIFAARADVAAGKIGNVPPHLRDAHYEGAKKIGHGEAYKYAHDEPFGIATQQYAPEAVADAEYYRPTTHGAEAGVKERWERVRKIVRGQDG